GTGAGGCAATGACCAAAATCGAAAGCAGAGAAAAAAGAAGGGCTCTTCGCATGGGATAGTTCCTCGCAAACCGAGCTGCTGACCCACCCAAGACGACCTCACAACCGCACTCCAAGTCCGACTCGGACGCGGCGTGGCGGCCCGTAGTTGCTTGGGTCGCGCATGTACTCGAGTGAATGATTGCCTTGACGCGTAAAGTCCGGCTCTCCGGTATCAGGATAGACGTAGACGACGTTCTTGAAGTTGGTCAAGT
This Calditrichota bacterium DNA region includes the following protein-coding sequences:
- a CDS encoding TonB-dependent receptor — protein: MIRNSARMPSNYTLDCEVGRTFRLKGVKVRLFVEALNLTNFKNVVYVYPDTGEPDFTRQGNHSLEYMRDPSNYGPPRRVRVGLGVRL